The Cycloclasticus sp. genomic sequence TCTATTGCTCTGGTAACACAAAAGGCATTCAAGCAAAGCATGCAAAGAAAATACGTATGCAGCTTATTGCACTAGATACCGCCCAACTCATTGAAGATCTTGATATCGCAGGCTATCGGTTACATCAGCTAAAAGGTAATTTCAAGGGTTGCTGGTCAATTACTGTAAATGCAAATTGGCGCATTACTTTTAAGTTTTCCGACGGCAATATTTATATCGTAAACTACGAGGATTATCACTAATGGTTATGCACAATCCGCCTCATCCAGGTGAGTTTATACAAGCTACATACATGGAGCCATTTGGTCTAAGTTGCCGTTATTTAGCGGGGAAACTCAATGTGGCTGCATCTACTCTCAATAGAGTTTTAAAAACTCAAAGTGGTATTAGTCCAGAAATGGCGCTTCGCCTTTCCAAGGCACTAGGCCGTAGCCCTGAGAGCTGGCTTTCTATGCAAGATTCATATGATTTATGGCAGGCAAGAAAGCACATTAAGCTTAGTAGTGTTCAAAAAGTTCATCTTAATGTCGCATGATAAGCTCTTCCAGCTGA encodes the following:
- a CDS encoding type II toxin-antitoxin system mRNA interferase toxin, RelE/StbE family; amino-acid sequence: MIKSFKHKGLEKFYCSGNTKGIQAKHAKKIRMQLIALDTAQLIEDLDIAGYRLHQLKGNFKGCWSITVNANWRITFKFSDGNIYIVNYEDYH
- a CDS encoding HigA family addiction module antitoxin; amino-acid sequence: MVMHNPPHPGEFIQATYMEPFGLSCRYLAGKLNVAASTLNRVLKTQSGISPEMALRLSKALGRSPESWLSMQDSYDLWQARKHIKLSSVQKVHLNVA